The DNA window AACGATTTGTTACAAACAAGGACCTCATGGCAGTGTAGTGGTAATTACGGACACACAAATTCTTGGCAAACTATTTGAAGAAGGAAGAAAACAATTAGACTTAACTAAGGAATTCTATGTTGGTGAACGCAGAACAAAAGAACATGCACGAGAAATCATGAAAGCATCACGACATGTGCATTTGACAGGCAAGCAAGCCGTAGAATTAGGAATTGAGTTAGGCTTAGTTGATTCAAAACGTGTTCTTGTCGTTCAGGGCATTCCACATGCAACAGTGATTGTGGAACTATAAATTTTACACTTTGTTTTCTTTCATGGATAGAAGCACTACTTAAGATTATGACGAACTCTAAACTCAAGTCATAAATGATCCCAATCCAACTTGCTTCTCTTTCTCCTTTCCAAAAATATTTTCGACGTCTGTTCTTAAGATGTCTAACACTTGTTTTAAATACGGCGAAAAATCGTATTTTTCACAAAGCATCAACGAGGGACCTAAATATTTTACCACTGATCCCTCTGAAATAGTAAAGATCAACCGACCACCACATTCCAAGCACTTTGACGCCAGAGGAGGACGACGATATTTCTCATTACAAGAAACACAACGAAATTGCTGCATAGAAAATTTACGTAAATTCCCTTTAATGTCCTTCAAAAAATGTTTTTGAATAACCAGCTTAGCAACATCATCCATATTAACTGCGCGTACTTTGCGAGCAATCTCCATCTGACCTACTAATTTCTCTTCCATAGAAGGCAACGTCTTATACGCAGAACATTGAACACCCCGATTAAAATTATCTACATGGTGCGTGAATCCAAAACCCTCATACTGATTTGGTTTTCCCAGACGATCAGAAATCTGTTCAATTTTCTTCTGATCTGGACCATACTTTACCTCCCACGCATTCTTCATCGCGCACGCCGCTTCATAAAATTCCAAAGGATACTTCCACATTATATCAATACCATGAACTTGATCATCTACCTCCGTAGGATCCAAAAATGAAGTAAGAACTAATGGAGCATCCATCGTTGAACCTCGAGTAGTAGGAAGGAAATGACGTGAAAAATTAAGCAGCCCGTCCATAAGCATGAGAATAGCTGCTTCATCCCCATCACAATCACGTCGTAGACCGGCATGATACATCGGATGAGTAATCAATCCTTGAGTTTCAGAAAAACCGATGATACGACCAACCAGTCCTGCAGAGATATGCGGAGCAAGACCAATCACTAAATGTCCAATGAGATCTTCTTTTTTCTTGGCATTATAGAATGGAGCAAGGCCATAGAACCGAACCAGTAAATCATCAATAAATGCCGTAACTCGCAGCATTACTTTCGGAGCTGATTCCTCAAGAGAATCAAAACCGGGAATAATCACATCCTGAGGTTTTATCTCCAAGATTTGGTCATCATGAGTTAACTCAACACCATGAATATCTAATTCATACCCAATGGATCGCAATTTAGCAATAGGAGCGCCAATTTCTTTTGGTTTGAAATGAGTAAGGGGAAGCTCTGTGCAATCATAGCGGGTAGTGCCTTCTTTATTCACGTAAATCCCATGCTTAGCTCGTAAAATGCCTTTCGCAAGGTGCTCAGTGATGTGGGTTTTGTTGGAAGTACCTCTTATACCTTTAATAAGTTCTGGAGTCACATCTTCATTAACAAATTTCTTAGCACTCGTAAGATAATGTTTGATATCAATCTCTATGTTTTTGAATGGTTGTGTAGGACCATGACGACAGACATCTTTCTCAACATCACCGCACGTTCTGCAAGAATATAACTGACGCGCTAAAGCCCCGCATTTGTCACAGCGAGAATAGATAGTGTTAGAATTACACGCATCACATTTAAATGAACAAAATGTACTCGTTACTTTTCCTGCTTCCAGAGCGCTTTGAAAACTACGTAAACGTCCTCCTTCTTCGCCTACTGGAAAAAGAGCCTGAGGACTTCCTGTTAGATGGCGCATTTTCGCTTTTTCAGGACGACCCATCCGCGCGCCAATAAAAGTCCCCGCTTTGTCTCGTACTACAAATGGAGAGAGTACATTGATGAGTTCCAACCCATTCTTAGTTTGGTGCTTTTCACGCAATGCGCGAATAACCTCAACAAGATTCTCAAGAGTTTTTTGATCAGCACAGCCCAGAACTGCAGCAAGAGCATCAGAATGAGGACGTTCAATAACAACACTTTCTTTACTAACTACTAAATGAGGCACGCCAATGTTCTCCAAAACTTCTTTGCCACGAAGATGAACCACCTCAGTACTAAAATAGGGGAGAATAATTTTGCGAAGTCCTTTATCATCCTTACGAATTTTTCCTAAAGCAAACCACTCTGCAAGAGCAAGCACATCATCACTTGAAACGAGTTTCCAAAAGAATGAATAAGTAGGATGAAGCGCAACTTTGCAATAAGTGCTCAAGGTTATTGCTTCATCAATATCAGGCAGGAGCCGTAAAGGATCAGCAATGAATTTGTCAACACGTTCTTTGGGAATACCCATCTCCAAATAAGGCATAGAATCACGATTTTGAAGAGACTTTTCAAGTTCAAGTGCCCACCATTCTGGACAATAACCAGGAGGAACAAGACGATGACCGTTCTCAGAAAAATCTCCATAATTAAACAAAACATCCCCTAAAAATAATATTTCTTGAGTATCTTTATGTTGAAGTCTTGCTTGTTCTTCAGAAGTAAAGTGAACTACTGACCCATCTTTAAGTCGTACGATTGGTCCTTCAAGAGTATCACAAACCGTAACCGTCGCCGCTTTTCCAGGACGTTCCATTTTAAGTTGAGTCCCAATAGCGATAAACTTATCGAGAACAATAAGAGTTGCTGGATGCAGCGCAGTAGCCGAAAAACCAGAAGTACGATTCCGACCATAACGCAGCCGTAGCCCGCCAGTTGCCAAAGGATGGGTAATAATCGGACGGCCTGCAACTAAATCCATTATGAACGTATTGTTAGGTTTAACTTTAACCTCAGTTGAAGTTTCTGCTCCTTCTTCCTTTTTAGGTGCAGCATGTGCCGCATGGATTTTTTCTTTAAGAGCAAGAAACTCCTCAAGAAAAGACCAATCAAGATCAAATTGTTTTCCCCATTTACTCAAGCGTTTCCACAACTTAGGCGCTTTTTGACACAACCCCTCTGCTAAAACCAGAGCCATCCCCCCTCTGATCATGTTTGTATCAATCCGTGGAAGATCTTTATAGTTAGATACTTCAATTTTTTCTGTTGGATCACCATCTACTTCAACAGGGATATGTGATACCATGAATTTTATCTCTTCATCAGATGGACGATATTGTAAATTAGTTACCCTTTCATGATAATCCTGAATCTCTGCAGCATAACGACTGAGCTCTTTTTCATCAGGGTCATATGTGGAATATCCCATTTTAACTCGTACATAATCTGAAAGAATAACTGAAGTCGATGCCGCCGTCCCACCTGCTCCCCGAATCGGACCAGCATATTGCAACGCGAAATATTCCTTCCCATCACGCCGTTGTTTAATTTTAACACCAATAAAACCTTCTAATGGAGCAGAAACAATACCTAACGTCAGATAGGCAAAGCCAACGCGAATACCAATCTCCATTGCCTGTTGCTTTGTTTCAAATGAACAGAATTTTTCCTTAGCAACCTCTTCTGCGATTTTAAATGCAACTCGCCAATCAAGTAACCCATATTCTTTTTCCAGTTCAGCAATACGCTGTGTAACAGTTGTATCTGTGATAGGAGGATAGACTACAGAAATAAGCCCAACAACCCTCTCCGCCATATTTTTTGCCAAAGGAATAGGCACAGTTGTTTCTGGGTCAAGACCTTTTTGACGTGCTTGACCCGCTACTTCATAACAATCTTGAATTCCTCGCTGAATAGACTCAAAATATTTTTGGATCGTAGGAGAAGCAATAGGGGGCATAAGATCACCTAAGCAAAGCGAAGAACTTTGACCTCACGAGTTTTAAGATTAACTAAGGGAACACGACCTGGTTCTGGTTCATGTCCTAGTTTTTCCTGAAATGTGGTTTTTGCTTGCCAACAGCTTCCACTAATCATTGTAACACCTTTATAGTTAGCAACACTGCAATAGTGAATATGTCCTGTGATCAAAAAATCGGGAACTTTTTTGACAATAAGTGGATCTTCATCATAAGCAGGATAATAAGGTGTTGATTTAAATGAAGGAGCAAGATGGCGACGCTTTAACAAAAATTTCATGATTAAATCAGAACGGTGATATCCCCCCCCATTACGAATAGAAGGTACATTAGCAACATAATAGTCAAAACTGTATCCGTGATAGAGAAGAACATCAAATCCTTCAAAGTTTGCAGATTTCCCAATATTAACCACGGAAGGGTTAGTGACTAAAGACACATTAGGAAGACCAAATAAATCCTTGGAGAAAGTTTGATAAAACGCTGGTTGGGGCTCAGCTAGATGAACAGCATCATGGTTACCAGGACACATGATAATTTGTTTAGAAGAAGGAATTTTTTTGAGAAGTTCCGTAAACGCAGCATACTGACCAGTTATGGTCTTAATTGAAAGTTCTTCTTCTTGAGCTGGATAAATCCCAATACCATCAACCAAATCTCCTGCTATGAAAATATACTTCACGGCAGCAGCAATTTGACGCTGTTGTTCGTTGCCAGTTTGACCACTAAGCCAACGTAAAAATTTTTCAAACTCGTCTTGTAAAAAGAGTTTCGAGCCGACATGGACATCTGAGAGAAAGATAGCATATTCTTCAACAGGACCTTTTTTGAGTTCATGAGTTTGAGGAATATCTGGCCATGTGATATTTTCAACAAAAATAACTTTGTCCATGTATGTGCCTGTAATTCCCACAACCTCATCAACGACAAGATCAAGAGCATTTGCATGAATCTCCTTCTTACTTTTAGAGACAATCGCCTTAATACGCCCAGTAGGATCTTCAATAGTGACAACAAGATTGCCATTTTTAGTTTCAGAAATATTCTCGACCAAACCAATAATTGTAATTTCTTCCTTATCTTTTTTGGCTAGTGCCCTCCCTATAGAGACAGGGTGACTTAATTCTTGTCGTTGACGCAATAACCCTTCTAAGAAACGATAACGGCTCAAGAAAAAATTAGTGAAATCTTGAGTTGTGTGTTTTTTGGGAATGTTTTGAAATGAAGTAACGATTGTAACGACACTTAAAGGTGTTTCAATAATGGGAAGAGTACTATCTTGTTCAAATTCTTCATCAGGTAAAAGATCTGGTTGAATCTGAGTGCTAGACCCATATTCCGCAATAGGTGAAGAAGACGCAGAGGAAGCAGATATAGATTCACCTTGCGCCAACCCAACAGGGGTTAATGGAACTTCTAATGAAGTTATATCCTCAAGTAGATGTGTAGATGAGTCAAATAAAGGTGAAGAAGACCCCATTCCCGTAGAATGAGGAAAACTACTCAATGATGCACTACGAAATGTCTGGAGTTGAGATTGATATAACTCATCATCTCGATCCTTTTCTGCATCAACACGGTAACGGTCAACCTCGTACCAATCAACAAGTGAACTCTGTTGTTCAATGACTTGGGCATAATCAGTATTAAGAACAATAAGATCTGGTTCAGATTCGATACGGTGCAACAACGTAGAGGAAATGGGTCGGTCAAGAGCATCCTCACTAACCAAAATCCCTTTTTCAAAAAGTTCTTCAATTCTAGCTTGTTTCGATTGTTCCATATTATCTTGCCATATTTGTGTATGTCTATTCTATAAAATATAATTTCAGATCGTTACTATTTGATTCTTACTTCGTTAATCCCAACCCAACATCCCTCTATCTCCCCTAGCTACTAGTGCCGTCAGAGAGGTTAAGTGCTTTCTCTGCCACATCACGCAATTTCAAAGTAAGTGCTTCATCAAGATTAACTGTTATTTCGCGCGTGCGCCCATATCTTCCTTTAGAGATAATCTTTGCATGAATTATCCCTAACATGTCAAGTTCGGCTAGAATGTCCGAAACGCGCCGTTGGGTTAAGATATTAAGGCGGCTTTTACGGCAAATTGTCTGGTAACAATCATATATCTCCCCTGTAAAAAAGTGCTTTTTTTGAGGGGCTACTAATAAAATAGCGTATAATATTGCCTGATATTGTTTGGGCTG is part of the Candidatus Woesearchaeota archaeon genome and encodes:
- a CDS encoding DUF424 family protein, giving the protein MVLTICYKQGPHGSVVVITDTQILGKLFEEGRKQLDLTKEFYVGERRTKEHAREIMKASRHVHLTGKQAVELGIELGLVDSKRVLVVQGIPHATVIVEL
- a CDS encoding DNA polymerase II large subunit — protein: MPPIASPTIQKYFESIQRGIQDCYEVAGQARQKGLDPETTVPIPLAKNMAERVVGLISVVYPPITDTTVTQRIAELEKEYGLLDWRVAFKIAEEVAKEKFCSFETKQQAMEIGIRVGFAYLTLGIVSAPLEGFIGVKIKQRRDGKEYFALQYAGPIRGAGGTAASTSVILSDYVRVKMGYSTYDPDEKELSRYAAEIQDYHERVTNLQYRPSDEEIKFMVSHIPVEVDGDPTEKIEVSNYKDLPRIDTNMIRGGMALVLAEGLCQKAPKLWKRLSKWGKQFDLDWSFLEEFLALKEKIHAAHAAPKKEEGAETSTEVKVKPNNTFIMDLVAGRPIITHPLATGGLRLRYGRNRTSGFSATALHPATLIVLDKFIAIGTQLKMERPGKAATVTVCDTLEGPIVRLKDGSVVHFTSEEQARLQHKDTQEILFLGDVLFNYGDFSENGHRLVPPGYCPEWWALELEKSLQNRDSMPYLEMGIPKERVDKFIADPLRLLPDIDEAITLSTYCKVALHPTYSFFWKLVSSDDVLALAEWFALGKIRKDDKGLRKIILPYFSTEVVHLRGKEVLENIGVPHLVVSKESVVIERPHSDALAAVLGCADQKTLENLVEVIRALREKHQTKNGLELINVLSPFVVRDKAGTFIGARMGRPEKAKMRHLTGSPQALFPVGEEGGRLRSFQSALEAGKVTSTFCSFKCDACNSNTIYSRCDKCGALARQLYSCRTCGDVEKDVCRHGPTQPFKNIEIDIKHYLTSAKKFVNEDVTPELIKGIRGTSNKTHITEHLAKGILRAKHGIYVNKEGTTRYDCTELPLTHFKPKEIGAPIAKLRSIGYELDIHGVELTHDDQILEIKPQDVIIPGFDSLEESAPKVMLRVTAFIDDLLVRFYGLAPFYNAKKKEDLIGHLVIGLAPHISAGLVGRIIGFSETQGLITHPMYHAGLRRDCDGDEAAILMLMDGLLNFSRHFLPTTRGSTMDAPLVLTSFLDPTEVDDQVHGIDIMWKYPLEFYEAACAMKNAWEVKYGPDQKKIEQISDRLGKPNQYEGFGFTHHVDNFNRGVQCSAYKTLPSMEEKLVGQMEIARKVRAVNMDDVAKLVIQKHFLKDIKGNLRKFSMQQFRCVSCNEKYRRPPLASKCLECGGRLIFTISEGSVVKYLGPSLMLCEKYDFSPYLKQVLDILRTDVENIFGKEKEKQVGLGSFMT
- a CDS encoding DNA-directed DNA polymerase II small subunit — protein: MEQSKQARIEELFEKGILVSEDALDRPISSTLLHRIESEPDLIVLNTDYAQVIEQQSSLVDWYEVDRYRVDAEKDRDDELYQSQLQTFRSASLSSFPHSTGMGSSSPLFDSSTHLLEDITSLEVPLTPVGLAQGESISASSASSSPIAEYGSSTQIQPDLLPDEEFEQDSTLPIIETPLSVVTIVTSFQNIPKKHTTQDFTNFFLSRYRFLEGLLRQRQELSHPVSIGRALAKKDKEEITIIGLVENISETKNGNLVVTIEDPTGRIKAIVSKSKKEIHANALDLVVDEVVGITGTYMDKVIFVENITWPDIPQTHELKKGPVEEYAIFLSDVHVGSKLFLQDEFEKFLRWLSGQTGNEQQRQIAAAVKYIFIAGDLVDGIGIYPAQEEELSIKTITGQYAAFTELLKKIPSSKQIIMCPGNHDAVHLAEPQPAFYQTFSKDLFGLPNVSLVTNPSVVNIGKSANFEGFDVLLYHGYSFDYYVANVPSIRNGGGYHRSDLIMKFLLKRRHLAPSFKSTPYYPAYDEDPLIVKKVPDFLITGHIHYCSVANYKGVTMISGSCWQAKTTFQEKLGHEPEPGRVPLVNLKTREVKVLRFA